The following proteins come from a genomic window of Gynuella sunshinyii YC6258:
- a CDS encoding PhoH family protein, producing MERPKIYVLDTNVLIHDPNSVYNFEEHDIMIPMVVLEELDKLKVGPSAVAADCRQAVRTIDNIIGASTPREIAEGVLIKKYEDDAEIVQGRLSILMSGFEHHGHKLTSQINDNQIINDVLNFQKRIPDKDVILITKDINMRLKARGCGLSAEDYHNDQLITDIDRLTTGYHRIDGSFWEQLDAIQSQTLTGEQFHTLPKALLSQLLGSKFFINQFILDEKEFVGRIKAVDEEWVTLELLNTGLLMRQKCWGLNPRDIFQAMAMYLIMDPEIDLVSLNGPAGSGKTILALACALELTLEQKSFKRIIATRSTRGLDEDIGFLPGTETEKMTPWLGAFTDNLEALHAEDYDPSGSEHYVGSNMPIHFKSLNFVRGRSFQNSFLIVDEAQNLTPHQIKTIITRAGEGTKVLCMGNLAQIDTPYLGATSSGLTYMSERFKGFDHGGSITLKGVARSRLAAYAEKYL from the coding sequence ATGGAAAGACCCAAGATATATGTGCTTGATACAAATGTTCTGATCCACGATCCGAACTCGGTCTATAACTTTGAAGAGCACGACATCATGATTCCCATGGTGGTGCTGGAGGAATTGGATAAACTGAAAGTGGGGCCGTCTGCAGTTGCGGCAGACTGCCGTCAGGCGGTCAGAACCATCGATAATATTATCGGAGCATCCACTCCCCGTGAAATTGCGGAAGGGGTGCTGATCAAGAAATATGAAGATGATGCGGAGATTGTGCAGGGAAGGCTAAGTATTTTGATGTCAGGATTCGAACATCATGGTCACAAACTGACCAGTCAGATCAATGATAATCAAATAATCAATGACGTTTTGAATTTCCAGAAACGAATTCCCGATAAAGACGTTATTTTGATTACTAAAGATATCAATATGCGCCTTAAAGCCAGAGGGTGCGGATTAAGCGCAGAAGACTATCATAATGACCAACTGATCACTGATATTGATCGGCTGACTACTGGTTATCATCGAATTGACGGATCGTTCTGGGAACAGCTTGATGCCATTCAGTCGCAAACCCTGACCGGTGAGCAATTTCATACTCTTCCAAAAGCATTGTTATCTCAGTTGTTGGGGAGTAAGTTTTTTATCAACCAGTTTATTTTGGATGAAAAGGAATTTGTCGGACGTATCAAAGCGGTAGATGAAGAATGGGTCACTCTGGAACTCCTTAACACCGGCCTATTGATGAGACAAAAATGTTGGGGGCTGAATCCGCGTGATATTTTTCAGGCCATGGCAATGTACCTGATAATGGATCCGGAGATTGATCTGGTCTCGCTTAATGGCCCCGCTGGTAGTGGTAAAACGATTCTGGCGCTGGCATGTGCATTGGAATTGACTCTCGAACAGAAAAGCTTCAAGAGAATTATTGCCACCCGTAGTACCCGTGGGCTGGATGAAGATATTGGTTTCCTGCCGGGCACTGAAACTGAAAAAATGACCCCGTGGCTAGGGGCTTTTACTGATAATCTTGAAGCTCTTCACGCTGAAGACTATGACCCATCCGGCAGTGAACATTATGTCGGTTCAAATATGCCGATTCACTTTAAATCCCTTAACTTTGTTCGTGGGCGCAGCTTTCAGAACAGCTTTTTGATTGTGGACGAGGCTCAAAATCTGACTCCGCATCAAATAAAAACGATTATTACCCGTGCAGGTGAGGGGACCAAAGTATTGTGTATGGGAAATCTGGCACAAATAGACACACCTTACCTCGGTGCTACCAGCTCGGGCCTGACCTATATGAGCGAGCGTTTCAAGGGATTCGACCATGGTGGCAGCATCACACTAAAAGGGGTTGCAAGAAGTAGGTTGGCCGCCTATGCTGAAAAATACTTATAG
- a CDS encoding alpha/beta fold hydrolase gives MNITKHYLHLPEVSLCYHLYEKPDEPDRTLLLLHGAGVAGQLTWHHVCRMSQGYRRMIVPDLRGAGETIHPYVNEKAFSIENIRADLVALLKHLQINELDIAGYSFGGACALDLNAFAGLEVQRLVLVEPALLERANFYQTLAIRTQYSEATRVMRCEDTSAEGVRQFAQLVMAVATKNPKTRETMYQRLAHRIIGLANELDALTAYMKSCDRELLYPNHQQVILIHGANSHQEMRQFHSVLATERAWKLVSVPGSDHSLIFQKPRKVAEAVSDILG, from the coding sequence TTGAACATAACCAAGCATTATTTGCATTTACCTGAAGTCAGCCTCTGTTATCACCTATACGAAAAACCTGATGAACCTGACAGAACATTGCTGTTATTGCATGGCGCAGGTGTAGCCGGTCAGTTGACTTGGCATCACGTATGTCGGATGAGTCAGGGGTATCGGCGGATGATTGTGCCGGATTTACGCGGTGCAGGTGAGACGATCCATCCTTACGTCAATGAAAAAGCGTTTTCGATTGAAAATATCCGCGCTGACCTGGTGGCATTGCTGAAGCATCTGCAGATCAATGAGCTGGATATCGCCGGTTATTCCTTTGGTGGTGCCTGTGCACTGGATCTGAACGCTTTTGCAGGGTTGGAGGTTCAGCGGCTCGTACTGGTTGAACCCGCATTATTGGAACGTGCTAACTTTTATCAGACCTTGGCTATCAGAACTCAGTATTCGGAAGCAACCCGGGTCATGCGTTGTGAGGATACATCTGCCGAAGGAGTAAGACAGTTTGCTCAACTGGTTATGGCCGTTGCCACCAAAAATCCTAAAACCAGAGAAACGATGTATCAACGGCTTGCTCACAGGATAATTGGGTTAGCGAATGAGCTGGATGCATTAACCGCTTACATGAAAAGCTGTGATCGCGAGCTGCTCTACCCAAACCATCAGCAGGTAATATTGATTCACGGTGCCAACAGCCATCAGGAAATGCGTCAGTTTCATTCTGTACTGGCGACTGAAAGAGCCTGGAAATTGGTGTCGGTGCCTGGATCCGACCATTCGTTAATCTTTCAGAAACCACGAAAAGTTGCAGAAGCTGTCTCTGACATCCTCGGATAA
- the pabB gene encoding aminodeoxychorismate synthase component I gives MALIQLPYSENHLGLLDQLRTLPYFIVFDSPNQQHVNDSPIIATALPDRWLSMQTPEHGEVFKLDKALKYAVQGSFHTKDLSKIITDTGKKSLSSHFQAGWAGYLSYEFGYQQNHLSIEDINYPLLRIGLYLWSLRIDMEQRQTSLYFHPTCPDTIRETVLQRINDHCPAEAHFTLSTVFQRETASDRYLKDIARIHSYLTEGDCYQVNYTHSLSAQYQGDPWVPYRQLRAHSPAPFSGFFDTGSLVISSHSPEQFISVNGSTIITKPIKGTRPRGQTPEEDKALAQELLHSEKDQAENLMIVDLLRNDLSKTSIPGSMEVSTLFGLESYANVHHLVSTITAELSPQQSAMSCFLASYPGGSITGAPKKRAMEIIAELEYQQRGPYCGSLFYLDLDGHFNSSIMIRTLAYMNDTVRAWGGGGIVIDSDPEMEQQESLTKINNLIQLLENEFLSQSRQ, from the coding sequence TTGGCACTTATTCAACTACCATATTCAGAAAACCATCTCGGGTTACTTGATCAATTAAGAACCTTGCCATATTTCATTGTGTTTGATAGTCCGAATCAACAGCATGTAAATGACTCCCCTATCATCGCAACAGCATTGCCAGATCGGTGGCTATCCATGCAGACACCAGAGCATGGAGAAGTGTTTAAGCTGGATAAAGCACTGAAATATGCCGTTCAAGGTTCTTTCCACACTAAAGATTTGTCCAAAATCATAACGGATACCGGTAAAAAATCACTATCGAGTCATTTTCAAGCCGGCTGGGCAGGTTACCTCAGCTATGAGTTTGGTTATCAACAAAACCACCTGTCTATTGAGGACATAAACTATCCCTTATTGAGAATTGGCCTCTATCTCTGGAGTCTTCGAATCGATATGGAACAGCGGCAAACCAGTTTGTATTTTCACCCCACCTGCCCTGACACTATTCGCGAAACCGTTCTGCAGCGAATAAACGATCATTGCCCGGCCGAGGCACATTTTACCTTGAGCACTGTTTTTCAAAGGGAGACCGCCTCTGACCGCTATCTGAAAGATATAGCTCGAATACACAGTTACCTGACTGAGGGGGATTGCTATCAGGTTAATTACACTCACTCGCTATCAGCTCAATATCAAGGCGACCCCTGGGTACCATATCGCCAGCTTCGGGCTCATTCCCCTGCTCCGTTTTCAGGCTTTTTCGACACCGGTTCATTGGTTATTTCCAGCCATTCTCCAGAACAATTCATTTCCGTAAACGGCAGTACAATTATCACTAAACCAATTAAAGGAACCCGGCCCAGAGGCCAAACTCCTGAAGAAGACAAGGCTCTTGCCCAGGAACTTCTGCACAGTGAGAAAGATCAGGCAGAAAATCTGATGATTGTCGATCTTTTGCGTAATGATCTGAGCAAAACATCAATACCCGGAAGCATGGAGGTCAGTACACTTTTTGGCCTTGAAAGCTACGCCAATGTACATCATTTGGTCAGTACGATCACTGCAGAGTTATCTCCACAACAATCCGCTATGTCTTGTTTTCTGGCATCCTACCCTGGAGGTTCTATAACCGGTGCCCCCAAAAAAAGAGCCATGGAAATCATTGCGGAATTGGAATACCAACAGCGCGGCCCCTATTGTGGAAGCCTGTTTTATCTGGATCTTGATGGTCATTTCAACAGCAGCATTATGATCCGGACACTGGCTTATATGAATGATACCGTTCGCGCCTGGGGCGGCGGCGGAATCGTGATTGATTCAGATCCGGAAATGGAGCAGCAGGAGTCACTGACAAAGATCAACAACCTTATCCAGTTGTTGGAAAATGAATTCTTATCCCAATCAAGGCAGTAA
- the thrH gene encoding bifunctional phosphoserine phosphatase/homoserine phosphotransferase ThrH, producing MELACLDLEGVLVPEIWIKFAEKTGIEELKATTRDIPDYDVLMKQRLQILDQHKLGLREIQEVIAGLEPLEGAKDFVSWLRERFQVVILSDTFYEFAMPLMKQLGYPTLLCHKLAVEPSGRVTDYILRQPDPKRQSIKAFHGLNFRCIAAGDSYNDTTMLSEADAGILFHAPQNVINEFPQFPAVHTYEDLKAEFVKASLRDLSI from the coding sequence GTGGAACTAGCTTGTCTCGACCTCGAAGGTGTTCTGGTACCAGAGATATGGATTAAATTTGCTGAGAAAACTGGTATTGAAGAATTAAAAGCAACAACCCGTGATATTCCTGATTATGACGTGTTAATGAAGCAGCGTTTACAAATTCTGGATCAGCACAAGCTAGGACTTCGTGAGATCCAGGAGGTTATTGCTGGGCTTGAACCGCTGGAAGGTGCCAAAGACTTTGTGAGCTGGCTGCGTGAACGCTTTCAGGTAGTGATTTTATCGGACACTTTTTATGAGTTTGCCATGCCTCTGATGAAGCAGCTGGGTTATCCCACGTTGCTTTGCCATAAATTGGCGGTAGAACCCTCAGGCCGCGTGACTGACTATATCTTGCGTCAACCCGATCCGAAACGTCAGTCTATTAAAGCGTTCCATGGCTTAAATTTCCGCTGTATCGCAGCGGGTGATTCCTATAATGATACAACGATGTTGTCTGAGGCAGATGCCGGTATCCTGTTCCACGCCCCTCAGAATGTTATCAATGAGTTTCCCCAGTTTCCGGCAGTTCATACCTATGAAGACCTTAAGGCTGAATTTGTGAAGGCCAGTCTTCGGGACCTGAGTATTTAA
- a CDS encoding phosphoadenylyl-sulfate reductase has translation MKTTHEHIAEQSEALKDADPREILHYALAEVDKIAISFSGAEDVVLIDLAQRAAKKLNKRLQVFTLDTGRLHFETYEFIEKVRQHYDIDLEILSPDAEKLQAFVKQKGLFSFFEDGHKECCGIRKIEPLRKKLVQLDGWITGQRRDQSPSTRSHVDVIELDEAFGTEEKPLVKFNPLANWSSKQVWEYIRMFDVPYNALHERGFISIGCQPCTRPVLPNQHEREGRWWWEEATIKECGLHIKQL, from the coding sequence ATGAAGACTACCCATGAGCACATTGCCGAGCAGTCTGAAGCGTTGAAGGATGCAGATCCCCGGGAAATACTGCATTACGCTCTGGCAGAGGTCGATAAAATCGCCATATCTTTTAGTGGCGCAGAGGATGTTGTGTTGATAGATCTGGCACAAAGAGCCGCCAAAAAACTCAATAAACGTCTGCAGGTTTTCACATTGGATACAGGTCGCCTGCACTTCGAAACCTATGAGTTCATCGAAAAAGTCAGACAACATTACGATATTGATCTGGAGATACTGTCCCCCGACGCTGAAAAACTCCAGGCTTTTGTCAAACAAAAAGGTCTGTTCAGTTTCTTTGAAGATGGCCATAAAGAGTGCTGTGGTATCCGAAAAATTGAACCTCTAAGAAAAAAACTGGTTCAACTAGATGGCTGGATCACCGGACAACGAAGAGATCAAAGCCCAAGCACCCGAAGCCATGTTGATGTTATTGAGCTAGACGAAGCTTTTGGAACAGAAGAAAAACCATTGGTGAAATTTAATCCGCTGGCGAACTGGAGTTCTAAACAGGTTTGGGAATACATCCGGATGTTTGATGTGCCATATAACGCACTCCATGAACGCGGCTTTATTTCTATTGGCTGCCAGCCTTGCACTCGTCCAGTATTACCAAATCAACATGAACGTGAAGGCCGTTGGTGGTGGGAAGAAGCAACAATCAAAGAATGTGGACTTCATATAAAACAGCTATAA
- the murB gene encoding UDP-N-acetylmuramate dehydrogenase, whose amino-acid sequence MIDVVENHSLQSLNTLAMPSIARHFVAVHSEISLLEAIHLADQHQWRLYVLGGGSNVLAQEIIEGLVIKNEIQGIQLLSDNDDYVIVEVGAGENWHETVQLCIRQGWYGLENLSLIPGTVGAAPIQNIGAYGVEVREFIESVRAYDCVDRVWRDFNNKACEFDYRDSLFKRSKNRFIVTAIRLRLNKTFHAKLSYGALQHLEPSTITAQQLSEEICRIRLTKLPDPKDLPNAGSFFKNPVVTMSHYHELVRKYPNIVAFDAGDQRKKLAAGWLIENAGLKGYRDPVWGVGTHVEQALVLVNPQCRSLVAVMSIVEIIRQAVKENYGIELEIEPQILGDQVKSVYSVA is encoded by the coding sequence ATGATTGATGTTGTCGAAAATCACTCCCTGCAGTCACTGAATACACTGGCTATGCCTTCTATTGCAAGGCACTTTGTGGCTGTTCATAGCGAGATATCATTGCTTGAAGCGATTCATTTGGCAGACCAGCATCAATGGAGGCTGTATGTTCTTGGGGGGGGCAGTAATGTTCTTGCTCAGGAAATAATCGAAGGATTGGTGATCAAAAATGAAATTCAAGGAATACAGCTTCTGTCCGACAATGATGATTATGTTATTGTTGAAGTTGGTGCAGGTGAGAATTGGCATGAAACCGTTCAGTTATGTATTAGACAAGGTTGGTACGGACTCGAAAACCTGAGCCTTATTCCAGGAACTGTGGGAGCGGCGCCAATTCAAAATATAGGCGCCTATGGAGTGGAGGTCAGGGAGTTTATTGAATCTGTCCGGGCATATGATTGTGTTGACCGGGTTTGGCGCGACTTTAACAATAAAGCGTGTGAATTTGATTACCGTGACAGTCTCTTTAAACGTTCAAAAAATCGCTTTATTGTGACTGCTATTCGACTCAGGTTGAATAAAACATTTCATGCAAAGTTGTCCTATGGAGCATTGCAGCATTTGGAGCCAAGCACAATCACGGCCCAGCAGTTGAGTGAAGAAATTTGTCGCATACGTCTGACTAAACTACCTGATCCTAAAGATTTGCCCAATGCCGGCAGCTTTTTTAAAAACCCTGTTGTAACGATGTCGCACTATCACGAGCTGGTGCGTAAATATCCGAATATTGTCGCTTTTGATGCAGGTGATCAGCGCAAGAAACTGGCGGCTGGGTGGTTGATTGAGAATGCCGGTTTGAAAGGTTATCGCGATCCAGTCTGGGGTGTGGGCACACATGTCGAGCAGGCTTTGGTATTGGTCAATCCTCAGTGTCGAAGCTTGGTTGCGGTTATGTCCATCGTGGAAATAATACGACAGGCTGTCAAAGAAAACTATGGGATTGAGCTGGAAATTGAGCCGCAAATTTTGGGCGATCAAGTGAAATCCGTATATTCTGTAGCATAA
- a CDS encoding low molecular weight protein-tyrosine-phosphatase produces MVTRVLFICLGNICRSPIAEGVFRALIQERGIDDQFVVDSAGTAGYHVGEGPDERAVRALKGRKVDISDLRARQLQSSDFDEFDYILVADRQNLKDVQTLAGDNCHAEVRLFLSYDPESKVDEIPDPYYGGSEGFETVIDLCKAASEKFLQHIQNPAK; encoded by the coding sequence ATGGTAACTAGAGTACTTTTCATTTGTCTGGGAAATATCTGTCGGTCACCCATTGCTGAAGGGGTTTTCAGAGCGTTGATTCAAGAACGCGGTATTGATGATCAATTCGTTGTTGATTCTGCAGGTACTGCTGGGTATCACGTCGGAGAAGGTCCGGATGAGCGTGCTGTTCGGGCATTGAAAGGGCGAAAAGTTGATATTTCTGATCTCCGGGCACGTCAGTTGCAGAGTAGTGATTTTGACGAGTTTGATTACATACTCGTTGCTGATCGGCAGAACCTGAAGGACGTTCAGACTTTGGCTGGCGATAACTGTCATGCTGAAGTCAGATTGTTTTTGAGTTATGACCCGGAATCCAAAGTGGACGAAATTCCGGACCCGTATTATGGTGGATCTGAAGGTTTTGAAACGGTCATTGATTTATGTAAGGCGGCCTCAGAGAAATTTCTTCAGCATATTCAAAATCCTGCCAAGTAA
- the kdsB gene encoding 3-deoxy-manno-octulosonate cytidylyltransferase → MNFTVIIPARYGSSRFPGKPLEMIGDKAMICHVIDRARESLAGRIVVATDDERIASVVKAYDAEVMLTSRDHPSGTDRLNEVAVRMNMSADDIIVNVQGDEPLIAPENINQVALNLFDHPDCAVATLCEPINHVNEFFSSNIVKVIPDINNRALYFSRAPIPWDRDHFSAGRPDTLPQDIQALRHLGIYAYRVSALKEFVVWPMSNLENIEKLEQLRFLENGRHIHVEVASKPGAPGVDTLEDLNKVRYILETNHGN, encoded by the coding sequence ATGAATTTTACCGTTATTATCCCTGCCCGTTATGGCAGTAGCCGGTTTCCGGGGAAACCGTTGGAAATGATTGGTGATAAGGCAATGATCTGCCATGTCATTGACCGGGCTCGTGAAAGCCTGGCCGGTCGAATAGTTGTCGCCACAGATGATGAACGAATCGCCAGTGTTGTAAAAGCTTATGACGCTGAAGTGATGTTAACATCCCGCGATCACCCTAGTGGGACAGACCGTTTAAATGAGGTAGCAGTCAGGATGAATATGTCGGCGGATGACATTATTGTAAACGTACAAGGCGATGAGCCTTTGATTGCGCCGGAAAATATTAATCAGGTTGCCTTAAACCTCTTTGATCATCCTGACTGTGCTGTCGCCACGCTGTGTGAACCTATTAATCACGTTAATGAGTTTTTCAGCTCAAATATTGTCAAAGTGATACCGGATATCAATAACCGGGCGCTCTATTTCAGTCGTGCCCCGATACCCTGGGACCGAGACCATTTTTCTGCAGGTAGGCCTGATACGCTACCGCAGGACATCCAGGCATTGAGGCATTTGGGTATTTATGCTTATCGAGTGTCGGCGCTTAAGGAATTTGTAGTATGGCCAATGTCGAATCTGGAAAATATCGAAAAACTTGAGCAGTTACGGTTTCTGGAAAATGGCCGTCATATCCATGTCGAAGTCGCATCAAAGCCAGGTGCTCCCGGAGTGGATACCCTGGAAGACTTAAACAAAGTCCGTTACATACTGGAAACAAATCATGGTAACTAG
- the lpxK gene encoding tetraacyldisaccharide 4'-kinase: protein MLVKHWYRNRLTWLTFLLLPLEVLYKLISQRKSHKDKLKSRVFRCPLVVVGNITVGGTGKTPFIIYLSHLLSQHQYRVGIVSRGYGGRGARYPLMVTAETDVEQCGDEPKLIANATGVPVCVSPNRNEAVDALLQQHELDIVLSDDGLQHYKMHRDYEIVLLDAQRGWGNGHRIPSGPLRESIRRLDQVNQVYIKQAGAAKRKELDCFPSFRLVESQLLSVTGCQARPDSQQVIHAVAGIAHPEPFFEALEQLGYRIIRHVFADHHHFTLEDFAKFRDSLIIMTEKDWVKCCNLSLRRVWVVRISVKLDSVQEQHLLTDMRQLIVTSRTENNA, encoded by the coding sequence ATGCTGGTTAAACATTGGTACCGAAACCGATTAACCTGGCTGACTTTCCTGCTGCTTCCGCTGGAGGTCTTATATAAGCTGATCAGCCAGCGGAAATCTCACAAAGACAAACTAAAATCCCGCGTATTTCGTTGTCCACTGGTTGTAGTCGGTAATATCACCGTTGGTGGAACTGGAAAAACGCCATTTATCATTTATCTCTCCCATCTTCTATCGCAACATCAATACCGGGTTGGCATTGTCTCCCGAGGGTATGGTGGTCGTGGTGCCCGATATCCCCTGATGGTTACCGCCGAAACTGATGTTGAGCAGTGTGGTGACGAACCTAAACTGATTGCCAATGCTACCGGTGTCCCGGTATGTGTCAGCCCGAATAGAAATGAAGCGGTCGATGCGCTGCTACAACAGCATGAACTGGATATTGTGCTCAGTGATGATGGTCTTCAGCATTATAAGATGCACCGAGATTATGAAATTGTATTGCTGGATGCGCAGCGTGGCTGGGGAAATGGTCATCGTATTCCATCTGGTCCACTACGGGAAAGCATCAGACGTCTGGATCAGGTCAATCAGGTATATATCAAGCAGGCGGGAGCTGCCAAGCGCAAGGAACTGGATTGTTTTCCTTCCTTTCGTTTAGTTGAATCGCAGTTGCTGTCGGTGACAGGATGCCAGGCCAGACCAGACAGCCAGCAAGTTATCCATGCCGTGGCGGGGATTGCTCATCCAGAGCCTTTTTTTGAAGCCTTGGAACAGTTGGGATATCGTATCATTCGCCATGTTTTTGCCGATCATCATCATTTCACACTTGAGGATTTTGCCAAGTTTAGGGATAGTTTGATCATAATGACCGAAAAAGACTGGGTAAAATGCTGTAACCTGAGTCTTAGGCGTGTTTGGGTGGTAAGAATTTCAGTCAAGCTCGATAGTGTACAAGAACAACACCTGCTAACCGATATGCGTCAGCTTATTGTGACTTCCAGAACTGAGAATAATGCATGA
- a CDS encoding ExbD/TolR family protein — protein sequence MNFRRQRTESVDINLTPLIDVVFLLLIFFMVSTTFTKETHLDVDLPTSSSTLQSIDKNQVEIVINATGGFMINGHALVKSDFDTIKQALGKEVEGLDNPPVIIVADAQTPHQSVIYAMDAAGQLGLVKIRMATKIDKNDQN from the coding sequence GTGAATTTTCGCCGGCAACGTACAGAAAGCGTTGATATCAATTTAACGCCATTGATTGATGTGGTGTTCCTGTTGCTGATCTTCTTTATGGTCAGCACGACGTTTACAAAAGAGACCCATCTGGATGTTGATTTGCCAACTTCCAGTTCCACGTTGCAGAGTATTGATAAAAACCAGGTAGAGATTGTGATTAACGCTACTGGTGGTTTTATGATCAATGGTCATGCTCTGGTGAAGTCGGACTTCGATACCATCAAGCAGGCGCTTGGGAAAGAAGTGGAAGGGCTGGACAACCCTCCGGTCATTATTGTGGCTGATGCCCAGACTCCTCACCAGTCGGTCATCTATGCCATGGATGCTGCCGGACAGTTGGGGCTTGTGAAAATCCGAATGGCAACCAAAATAGATAAAAACGATCAAAACTGA
- a CDS encoding MotA/TolQ/ExbB proton channel family protein, translating into MFEIIKSGGILMAPILLCSVIAFAIIVERYWALRKSKVSPKDQLPQVWAIIKQNKMDGNRLKELRASSYLGQILAAGLANSKLGRDAMKDSIEEAASHVAHDMERFLSTLGTIAMIAPLVGLLGTVFGMIEVFSAIMVQGTGNAGVLAGGISKALITTAAGLSVAIPAVIFHRALLRRVDELLVTMEQECIKLVDVLHGDRAVANSKGEKK; encoded by the coding sequence GTGTTCGAGATCATCAAATCTGGTGGCATTCTGATGGCGCCAATTTTACTGTGTTCAGTCATCGCTTTTGCGATAATTGTTGAGCGTTATTGGGCATTAAGAAAAAGTAAAGTCTCGCCCAAAGATCAGCTACCCCAAGTCTGGGCAATCATCAAACAGAATAAGATGGATGGTAACCGTCTTAAGGAGCTCAGAGCCTCCAGTTACCTCGGACAAATACTGGCAGCCGGATTGGCGAACTCCAAGCTGGGCAGAGATGCGATGAAAGATAGCATTGAAGAGGCCGCCAGCCACGTGGCACATGATATGGAGCGGTTTTTATCCACACTCGGGACCATTGCTATGATCGCGCCGCTGGTGGGATTGCTGGGAACAGTATTTGGCATGATCGAAGTTTTTTCTGCCATTATGGTGCAGGGAACCGGTAATGCAGGAGTTCTGGCGGGTGGTATTTCCAAAGCACTGATCACAACGGCAGCTGGACTCTCAGTGGCGATTCCTGCGGTCATATTTCATCGAGCGTTGTTGCGTCGGGTGGATGAATTGTTAGTCACCATGGAGCAGGAATGTATTAAGCTGGTGGATGTGTTGCACGGTGATCGGGCTGTCGCAAATAGCAAAGGTGAGAAGAAGTGA